In Citrus sinensis cultivar Valencia sweet orange chromosome 4, DVS_A1.0, whole genome shotgun sequence, one DNA window encodes the following:
- the LOC102630869 gene encoding putative pentatricopeptide repeat-containing protein At1g68930 isoform X2: MSSPSNHYASLLKLCCENKDQSQLKKIHCLIIKTLTDPETFLSNCLVNCYSKVGNIKYARRLFDKMAQPNLFSWNTILSAYSKSGNLSEMNSVFHYMPFHDGVSWNLLISGHASHGSVNDAVKVYNLMLKDGLGNLSRITFSTMLIMSSSRRCVDLGRQIHGHILKFGFGSYVFVGSPLVDMYAKLGLIYDAKRGFDELPEKNIVMYNTMITGLLRRGLVEESRRLFRGMKDKDSISWTTMITGLMQNGLEREAIDLFREMRLEGLAMDQFTFGSVLTACGGLLALEEGKQIHAFIIRNDHKDNVFVGSALVDMYCKCKSIKYAESVFRKMARKNVVSWTAMLVGYGQNGCSEEAVKIFCNMQRNGIEPDDFTLGSVISSCANLASLEEGTQFHGRSLVTGLISFITVSNALVTFYGKCGNIEDSHRLFNEMNVRDEVSWTALVSGYAKFGKANETIDLFEKMLSHGLKPDEVTLIGVLSACSRAGLVEKGRHYFEIMVKEYGIRPIHDHYTCMIDILSRAGRLEEAKSFINKMPFPPDTIGWATLLSSCRIHGNVEIGKWAAESLLELDPYNPASYVLLSSIYASKGKWDHVSQLRRTMREKGVRKDPGCSWIKYKSRVHIFSADDWSSPYSDQIYAELEKLNRKMIKEGYVPDMSSVLHDVELSEKIKMLNHHSEKLAIAFGLLFIPPGLPIRVVKNLRVCSDCHNATKYISKITQREILVRDAVRFHLFKNGECSCGDFW; encoded by the coding sequence GCAACATTAAGTATGCACGCCGCCTGTTCGACAAAATGGCCCAGCCAAACCTTTTCTCATGGAACACTATTCTCTCTGCTTATTCTAAATCTGGCAATCTTTCCGAAATGAACAGTGTGTTTCATTACATGCCATTTCACGATGGTGTTTCTTGGAATTTGCTTATTTCAGGGCATGCTAGTCATGGTTCTGTTAACGACGCAGTTAAGGTCTATAACTTGATGTTGAAAGATGGGCTTGGTAATTTAAGTAGGATTACATTTTCAACGATGCTTATAATGTCTTCAAGTCGACGTTGCGTTGATTTGGGGAGACAGATTCATGggcatattttgaaatttggttTTGGCTCATATGTGTTTGTGGGTAGTCCTTTGGTAGATATGTATGCAAAATTGGGGTTGATTTATGATGCCAAGCGGGGTTTTGATGAGTTGCCTGAGAAGAATATTGTTATGTATAATACGATGATCACAGGGCTTCTAAGACGTGGGTTGGTTGAGGAGTCAAGGAGGTTGTTTCGTGGTATGAAGGACAAAGATTCGATTTCGTGGACCACAATGATTACAGGACTCATGCAAAATGGTTTGGAGAGAGAAGCTATTGATTTGTTTAGAGAGATGAGATTGGAAGGCTTGGCTATGGATCAGTTTACATTTGGAAGTGTATTGACTGCTTGTGGGGGTTTGTTGGCTTTGGAAGAAGGGAAACAGATTCATGCTTTTATAATCAGGAATGATCATAAGGATAATGTCTTTGTGGGAAGTGCTCTTGTTGATATGTATTGCAAGTGCAAGAGCATAAAATATGCAGAATCAGTTTTCAGGAAAATGGCTCGGAAAAATGTTGTCTCATGGACTGCAATGCTGGTGGGTTATGGCCAGAATGGATGCAGTGAAGAAGCTGTTAagatattttgtaatatgcaGAGAAATGGGATTGAACCTGATGATTTTACTCTAGGGAGTGTAATTAGCTCCTGTGCAAATCTGGCAAGCTTGGAAGAGGGTACCCAGTTTCATGGTCGATCATTAGTTACTGGCTTAATTTCCTTTATTACAGTATCCAACGCACTTGTTACTTTTTATGGTAAATGTGGAAACATAGAAGATTCTCATCGGCTGTTCAACGAGATGAATGTCAGGGATGAAGTTTCATGGACAGCTTTGGTTTCAGGGTATgcaaaatttggaaaagccAATGAAACAATtgatttgtttgaaaaaatgCTGTCCCATGGTTTGAAACCTGATGAAGTTACTCTCATTGGAGTTCTTTCAGCTTGCAGCAGAGCGGGATTAGTGGAGAAAGGACGTCATTATTTTGAGATAATGGTCAAAGAGTATGGAATTAGACCAATTCATGATCACTACACTTGCATGATTGACATTCTTAGCCGAGCAGGAAGGTTAGAAGAAgcaaaaagttttataaataaaatgcctTTCCCTCCTGATACAATTGGTTGGGCCACCTTGTTGAGCTCATGTAGAATTCACGGCAACGTGGAAATTGGGAAATGGGCTGCAGAGTCTCTTCTGGAATTGGATCCCTATAACCCTGCAAGCTATGTCTTGCTCTCAAGTATCTATGCATCCAAAGGCAAATGGGACCATGTTTCCCAATTAAGGAGAACAATGAGAGAAAAGGGAGTGAGGAAGGATCCGGGATGTAGTTGGATCAAATACAAGAGCAGAGTGCATATTTTTTCAGCAGATGACTGGTCAAGTCCATATTCTGATCAAATATATGCTGAGCTGGAGAAACTAAACCGCAAAATGATAAAGGAGGGATATGTGCCAGATATGAGTTCTGTTCTTCATGATGTTGAGTTATcagagaaaataaagatgctTAACCACCACAGTGAGAAGCTTGCAATTGCATTTGGATTGTTGTTTATTCCTCCTGGCCTTCCCATACGAGTGGTTAAAAACCTTAGGGTTTGTAGTGATTGCCACAACGCCactaaatatatttcaaagatCACCCAAAGAGAGATACTGGTAAGAGATGCTGTCaggtttcatttatttaaaaatggaGAATGCTCATGTGGGGATTTCTGGTGA